The genomic DNA GCAGGGGGACTGGAAATACATACTGCATGCTCACAGAGAGAGGATTCTTTATGTCCTAGTTCAGTGGACACTGGAAGCTGGCCAACCACTCTCACTGACACTTCTGCAACTGTGAAAAATGCAGGTTTAATAAccactctcaaaaataaaagaagaaagtttatttaCTCTGTAAGTGATGATGCATCTCATCAAGGAAAAAaactacagacacagagacagtcagaGCTTACTAACCTTTCAGCCCCGTTTGAAGCAAGTGCTTTTGAAGTACCATTCCCCTTTACAAATGTAGATtcaggtatttttcttttttcttttaatgtatatAGTCTTATGGATGAGATTACACTCTTATTtgaatatatgattttttttttattttaaaagaaacacctgctttctgtagtttttcagatctcttttttgtttggtttagttttggttttgtgagagttctgtgtagccctggctgtcttggaactcaggctggcctggaactcagacatccgcctgcctctccttccccagtgcttggattaaaTCTGTGGGCCACTTTCGTCTGGTTCTAGGAATCATTTAACCTCAGACAGTAACTATATAGATTATAGTTGAGACTTCGGATTTGGTGTTTAGACTTATGTCATTCAAACTTATTGGGGCAATTTTGTACCATATATCGTCggctctttgttctttgtttttgagcatttatttattgtgtatatatgtgtttgggcATATGCATGGCACATGGtttatgtgtggaggtcagtggaTAGCGTGTCTAAGTCAGTTTTCCtttttcaccatgtgggtcttcAGGCAAATGCATTTACACCCTAAGTCGCCATGCCATTGTTCCCCCTTTTACTCTATGCTGGTTTTGATCTTGAGTGATCCTCCTCCTTTAGTCTCCCAAGTAGTAGGGACCACAGACATGCGTCACTGTCTATGCACCATGCTCTATGGCTCCTAAGACAACTTTCTATCCAAACACATTAGGAACTTGACTGCTTAACGCCTGCTTTAGAGTGTTTATTATGTACACATTGGATAGCTAAAAACGATGtttacttgggaagctgaagcaggaggatttgaactaggaattcaaggccagcctggggaacTTAAGGAAAACTTGTTGCTTCTACTCCATTCCTCACCTCCATCATGTGAAAAACAGTTTTGTCTCCCTGTGAGAAATTGTAAATAGTGAATATGTCAGTGGTAGTGGTGCTAGTGTACTAAAGAGTTGTTTGAGGTCCAGGGATCTGACTGCCTCTTTGGCCACACCCAGCATCTTACGGGAATACTGGGGATCTGGATTCAGGTCTTCATGACaggcacttcactgactgagctagcTCCTTAGCCTCTTCATGTAGAAATTTTGTAAGTTCAAAATTGCAGCCGttccaggttttgtttgttttaaagatttattcatttattatatataagtacactgtagctgtcctcagacataccagaagagggtatcggatctctttacagatggttatgagccaccatgtggttgctgggaattgaactcaggacctctggaagagcagtcgggtgctcttaaccgccgagccatctctccaggtttTGTTTTCAATCTGTCAGTCACCCTTTGTTCTTCTTGTACTTCTTATTTTAAACACTTTAACTTGGGAAAAGCACTGAGTAGATGCGTACTCTAACTTGTCCTGTCACTCTGTATTCTTATGCTTAGGTATACCAGATTCTTCAATCAAAAGAAGCAATTTACCAAATGATCCTGAAGAGCCATCTTTGTCCTTGACCAACTCTTTTGTGACTGCTGCCAGTAAAGAAATTAGTTATATTCATGCATTGATATCTCAGGATCTAAATGACAAAGAAGCAATACTCAGTGAAGAAAAGCCACAGCCATATACAGCCCTAGAAGCTGACTTTCTGTCGTGCTTGCCAGAAAGATCATGTGAAAATGATCAAAAAAGTCCAAAAGTTTCCGACCGAAAAGAAAAAGTCTTAGTCTCAGCATGTCGTCCTTCAGGAAGGCTTGCAGCAGCAGTGCAGCTCAGCAGCATTAGCTTTGACTCTCAGGAAAACCCTCTTGGTAGCCACAACGTAACAAGTACTCTTAAATTAACTCCCAGCCCGAAGACACCTCTGTCAAAGCCAGTTGTGGTTTCTAGAGGGAAAATGTGTAAAATGCCAGAGAAACTGCAATGTAAGAGTTGTAAAGATAATATTGAATTAAGCAAAAACATCCCTCTGGGGGTTAATGAAATGTGTGTCTTAAGTGAAAATTCTGAAACACCTGAGCTTCTGCCACCTCTAGAATATATAACAGAAGTGTCCTCATCAGTGAAGTCACAGTTcaatcaaaatacaaaaatagCAGTCGTACAAAAGGACCAAAAAGACTCAACTTTTATTTCAGAAGTAACAGTCCATATGAATTCTGAAGAACTTTTCCCAGAAAAGGAGAATAATTTTGCTTTTCAAGTAACCAATGAAAGCAATAAACCCAATATAGGAAGTACTGTGGAATTCCAGGAAGAAGACCTCAGCCACACAAAAGGGCATAGTCTCAAGAACTCTCCCATGACAGTAGATAGAGACCTAGATGATGAGCAAGCAGGCCAAGTGTTGATTACAGAGGACTCAGATTCATTAGCAGTAGTCCATGATTGTACAAAGAAGAGCAGAAATACTATAGAGCAGCATCAGAAAGgaactgcagacaaagacttcaAGTCAAATTCCTCCTTGTATTTGAAATCAGATGGGAACAATGATTATTTAGACAAATGGTCAGAGTTCTTGGATCCACTCATGAACCATAAATTTGGAGGTAGCTTCAGAACAGCttccaataaagaaataaaactttcagaGGATAATGTCAAGAAAAGCAAAATGTTCTTCAAAGATATCGAAGAACAGTATCCTACTAGTTTAGATTGTATTGACACTGTTAGTACCCTACAATTAGCAAACAAGAAGAGACTAAGTGAACCTCATACATTTGATTTGAAGTCAGGTACTACTGTATCTACACAGTGTCATAGTCAATCATCTGTTTCTCATGAAGATACTCACACAGCACCTCAGATGTTATCTTCAAAGCAAGATTTTCATTCAAGTCATAACTTAACGCCCAGCCAAAAAGCAGAAATTACAGAACTGTCTACTATCTTGGAAGAATCAGGAAGTCAGTTTGAATTCACACAGTTCAAAAATCCAAGCCACATAGCACAGAATAATACATCTGCAGTGCTTGGAAACCAGATGGCTGTTGTAAGGACCGCTTCTGAGGAGTGGAAAGATGTTGATCTTCATCTCCCACTGAATCCCTCCTCTGTAGGTCAGATAGATCACAACAAGAAATTCGAATGTTTGGTTGGAGTTAAGCAAAGCTCTTCTCACCTGTTAGAAGACACTTGTAACCAAAATACATCTTGTTTTTTACCGATAAAAGAAATGGAGTTTGGAGGATTTTGTTCTGCTCTTGGCACAAAACTTAGTGTGTCTAATGAGGCTCTGAGAAAGGCTATGAAACTGTTCAGTGACATTGAAAATATTAGTGAGGAGCCTTCTACAAAAGTAGGACCAAGAGGATTCTCTTCATGTGCACATCATGATTCTGTTGCTTCCGTGTTTaagataaagaaacaaaacactgaTAAAAGTTTTGATGAGAAATCTAGTAAGTGCCAGGTAACAGTACAAAATAATAAGGAAATGACTACCTGTATTCTTGTTGATGAAAATCCTGAAAATTATGTAAAGAATATAAAACAAGATAACAACTATACTGGCTCTCAAAGAAATGCTTATAAATTAGAAAACTCTGATGTTAGTAAATCAAGTACAAGTGGCACAGTTTATATTAATAAAGGTGACAGTGATTTACCTTTTGCTGCTGAAAAAGGCAATAAGTATCCTGAGTCATGTACCCAATATGTGAGGGAAGAAAATGCACAAATTAAGGAAAGTGTATCAGATTTAACATGTTTGGAAGTCATGAAAGCTGAGGAAACATGTCATATGAAATCTTCAGATAAAGAACAATTACCTTCAGATAAGATGGAACAAAATATGAAAGAGTTTAATATATCTTTTCAGACTGCAAGCGGGAAAAATATCAGAGTCTCCAAAGAGTCACTAAATAAAAGTGTGAATATTTTAGATCAGGAAACAGAAGACTTGACTGTCACTTCAGATTCTTTGAATTCTAAAATTCTTTGTGGCATAAATAAGGACAAAATGCATATTTCATGTCACAAGAAATCAATCAATATTAAAAAGGTATTTGAAGAACATTTCCCAATTGGAACTGTCAGTCAATTACCAGCTCTTCAGCAGTATCCTGAATATGAAATAGAAAGTATCAAAGAACCTACTCTGTTGAGTTTTCATACAGCTAGTGGGAAAAAAGTCAAAATTATGCAGGAATCTTTGGACAAAGTGAAAAATCTTTTTGATGAGACACAGTATGTTAGGAAAACCACCAATTTTGGTCATCAAGAATCAAAACCCCTGAAGGACAGAGAGGACTATAAAGAAAGACTTACATTAGCATATGAGAAAATTGAAGTAACTGCCTCAAAATGTGAAGAAATGCAGAACTTTGTCTCTAAGCAGACTGAAATGCTACCCCAGCAAAATGATCATATGTATAGGCAAACTGAAAATCTCACATCAAATGGTAGCTCTCCCAAAGTACATggaaacatagaaaataaaatagaaaagaatccTAGAATTTGCTGTATTTGTCAGTCCTCATACTTTGTCACTGAAGATTCTGCTTTGGCATGTTATACGGGGGACAGTAGAAAAACTTGTGTCGGAGAGTCTTCTCTGTCCAAAGGCAAAAAATGGCTTAGAGAACAAAGTGATAAGCTTGGAACAAGAAATACTATTGAAATCCAATGTGTAAAGGAACACACTGAAGATTTTGCAGGAAATGCCTTATATGAACATAGTTTAGTCATTATCAGAACTGAAATTGATACAAGTCATGTCTCTGAAAACCAAGCTTCAACCCTCTTTAGTGACCCTAATGTGTGTCACAGCTATCTATCCCATTCTAGTTTTTGTCATCATGATGATATGCATAATGATTCAGGATATTTCTTAAAAGATAAAATTGATTCTGATGTCCAGCCAGACATGAAGAATACTGAAGGCAATGCCATTTTCCCTAAAATATCTgctacaaaagaaataaaactacaccCACAAACTGTAAATGAAGAGTGTGTTCAAAAACTGGAGACTAATGCTTCAccatatgcaaataaaaatatagcCATTGACTCAGCTATGCTGGATTTAAGGAATTGTAAGGTAGGCTCACCTGTATTCATTACAACTCATTCACAAGAAACTGTAAGAATGAAAGAGATATTCACAGATAACTGTAGTAAAATAGTCGAACAAAACAGGGAGAGTAAACCAGACACTTGCCAGACAAGCTGTCATAAAGCATTGGATAATTCAGAGGATTTTATATGTCCTAGCTCTTCAGGTGATGTCTGCATAAACTCACCTATGGCtattttttatcctcaaagtgaACAAATTTTACAGCATAACCAAAGTGTGTCTGGACTGAAGAAAGCTGCAACACCACCTGTTAGTTTGGAAACTTGGGATACATGTAAATCTATAAGAGGATCTCCTCAGGAAGTCCATCCTTCACGCACTTATGGAATTTTTAGCACAGCAAGTGGAAAAGCTGTACAAGTATCTGATGCTTCATTGGAAAAGGCACGGCAAGTGTTTTCTGAGATAGATGGTGATGCTAAACAGTTAGCTTCCATGGTGTCACTGGAAGGTAATGAAAAATCACATCACTCTGTGAAAAGAGAAAGCTCTGTGGTGCATAACACCCATGGTGTATTGTCACTCCGAAAAACCCTCCCAGGCAATGTCAGTTCATCTGTATTCTCTGGATTTAGCACCGCAGGTGGAAAACTGGTCACAGTTTCAGAAAGTGCTTTACATAAAGTTAAAGGAATGTTAGAGGAATTTGATTTGATCAGAACTGAACATACTCTCCAGCATTCACCTACACCTGAAGACGTATCAAAAATACCTCCTCAACCTTGTCTTGAAAGCAGAACCCCAGAATACTCTGTAAGCTCTAAATTGCAGAAAACCTACAATGATAAATCCAGGTCACCAAGTAATTATAAAGAAAGTGGTTCTTCAGGCAATACTCAATCTCTTGAAGTTTCTCCCCAACTCTCTCAGAtggagagaaagcaagaaacacAGTCGGTATTAGGAACAAAAGTGTCCCAGAGGAAGACTAATatcttggaaaaaaaacaaaacttaccccaaaacataaaaatagaaagtaataaaatggaaacattttctgATGTTTCCATGAAAACAAATGTAGGAGAGTACTACTCCAAAGAGCCAGAGAACTATTTTGAAACAGAAGCAGTGGAAATTGCCAAAGCTTTTATGGAAGATGATGAGCTGACGGATTCTGAACAGACTCATGCCAAATGCTCACTGTTTGCATGCCCCCAAAACGAGGCTTTATTAAATTCGAGAactagaaaaagaggaggaatggCTGGTGTTGCAGTTGGTAAGGATTTACTTTTGCTTTGGTCTGCTGGTCTCTCAAGTGTTTCATTCTCAATAGTCTCGTAGGCTACAGTGTTTAAAAACTGatatttttttcctgtggagtttGGAGGACAGTGATTTAGAACTTGGTATCTGTAAGTCTGTACCAACAAGTCATATTTTAAGGATCTTTAGTGTATTTTTAGTTGGGGTTAAGTTTAGTTATGCtaagaagttttattttaaacaaagctGGTGAAATGTTAATATTTCCCATATGTATAAAGAAGTTAAATTCTGGCAGTTAGAATATTAGAATTCTGGTTTCTAATATAGCCCCATAATTTAATTAGTACTGTGTATGACTTAGTTACTGTACTCTTCATGTGTTACCTCACTTCTCTGAGCCTGTTCCCATAGCCATAAAGTGTAGTTAACGCCTCTTACAAGGTAGATAGTATTACCAGGCATGATGTTTGATAGCAGTAATCCCAGCAATCAAGAacctaaggcaggaagattgttaCGTTCAAGGCAGCCTGGGTTAAATAtcatgaccctgtctcaaaaatattcatcaattaattgattaattgtttaaaatcacaaaatttaaaataagttatTCAACATTGAACCTGACATGTTACTCACCTAGGCAGAGAACTTAGTATTTGCTTGCTTCCTTCACAAATATTCTAAACATAGTTTAATAGTAAATACTGTCCTACTCGTTTTCAGAATTCTTTTTATACATGGATGATTTTCCTGTATGTATATCTttataccatgtgcatgcctggtgtcaacaaaagagggtattagatctCCAAGAACAGGTGTTACAAAAAGTAGCAAGCtgccacgtgggttctgggagaATATTAGTTCTAGTTCCTCTGGGAGAATAttagtgcccttaaccactgagccatctctctgatctcATGTACTTCTTTTAATACTATTGGACTATATTCTAATTTCTCATTCAAATGTATGTCTAATGACTTAGTGAAACTATTAGGTTAATCCATAGTGAGTGTGTTTTGGTAGTGTTTCAGGCTAAAAAGAATCTTTAAATATTGAATCTTCTTGTCTAACCCCACCATACTGTGGAGtgagctgtctggaagtcagctTATTATAAGCCATCCTGCCAGAAACAGGTTTACTTCATCAAATATTATACACGTCACATTCTGTATGAACAAATTTAACTTTATACGACTTAATCTgtggggttttcttttgttttattttattgcttacCATGTATAAGCCAGTACTTTAGTTATTAAAAGGGAAATCTAGGCTTAAAAGGTAAAACTggtataattataaatatgtatgGGACTTTCTTTTTAGGACAACCCCCAATTAAAAGGAGCTTATTAAATGAATTTGACAGGATAATAGAAAGTAAAGGAAAATCCTTAACGCCTTCAAAAAGCACTCCAGAtggtaaatttgtttttattcatattttttctcTGAACAAGTACTCTGCATGATACTCTTACACTTTCCTCTCTCGGTTCATTTGTGTGTACAGAAAGGTTTAAATGTTAAACTTTTGGTGTATTTGGTATGTGGATGGTTCATCCATGATGCCTGCTAGGGCACTGAAAAAGCTGTAATTACAGAGTCATAAGATGCTTATGAAGTAGTGACTTTAGGCTTAATGAGAGTGGTAAATGACCTTCAGCATTTCATCAAAGTCCATCTTTTCTAAGTCACATGATTGCTGCTACCAAATGAGGTGGGCATTTCTCATGGTTTGACACATTTCTCCAACTTACTACATATACATGATGCCTTGCCTCTTTCTCCCTTGCCTTTTGactttccttttaatttctttaacgtttgtctgtctgtctgtttttcaagacagtgtgtCTCTGTCCAATACTTGTACAATTATAAGTAAAATTGAttctaataaaaaaacaaaaaactgctgAATACCCAAATCTGAGTAACTGATAGTGCTTATCTTCTCAAGTACCCATGATAATCCTGTGGCAAAAGAGTAGCTACTCTGTGTCAGCCTAACTGTGAAAATAAATTGTTTCAAGATGATTATGACTTCTATAGGCAGATATACAAGCTGTACAGATGTGCTCTTGTACAGtgaacatgtgtacacataaCAGTGCTGATGGCGGGGCCTTATAAGATCCTTATGGGCACTTAGACCACCCTTAGAATCACCTTCCTGTAGAGTAGAGATAGTTGGTTCAAATTCACATAAGAATTCTGTGTCTGGGGAgttggcttagtgattaagagcacttcttGTTCTTGGAGAGGATCCAGGTttaagttcccagcatccacatggaggTTCCTCACCTCCTCAGACACCAGACCTATATGTGGTTCACAGAcctacatgtgggcaaaacactcatgcacacaaagtaataaaatacatttatgaaaagaattcttgatcttacaaaTCCTTAAAAGAAGTATCATTGTGCTGTGTTTTCCTGTCAGAATAACTCTGCATGTGCAGAATGGATaggttacatttatttgtttccgGCTTTAGGATTTtcgtattttattttatgtgtatttgtattttgcctgcatgtatgtatgtgtaccatgcatGTGCCTGCTGTGTGGCAACCAGAAGACATTGGGTCCCCCTGTAACTGGAGacagttgtgacccaccatgtaggttctggaaattgaaccctggtcctctgcaagagcagctagtgctgagccgtctctccagcctctggtttCTTATTCTTTAATCTTACATTGGAGCAAACAAAGTGTTTGCATAACTCATTCATAAATGCTGTAGAAAGTTATACTTGGAGATGTCTTAAATCCACCCTAGGCACACTCCAGGCTATTCTCCAATTTTCCTACCTTTTACTCCATGGTTTGCAGTTTATCTTTATAAACATTCTATACTATCTCTGTgcatgcttgcttttttttttttttttaacagtttctATAGAAACCGTCAAAAATTGCCAATCCCAACTATATTTAAAGTCATCGTGGCAGGGTATTGGAGAAAGTTTTCAATTAGCTATAATTGCACCTCAGATAAACCTCACTGGCTTTAACACTGCCAATTACCAAAGCTAGGGAATGCTGCTTAATGAATATGTAAATATCTTTCTTACTCATTTGCATGGTTGCATAATACTCACTCAAGCAGCTGTATCCTGGTTTATTCAGTTAATCCCTAATTAGTGGACAAACTGCAGGTCTAATAGCCATAATACAAATTCAGAATAAATACTATCAAAAGCTTTGCTTCTGAACCTTCGTAAAAGCTAACTTCAGAGATGATAATTACACTGACTGTTACTAACACCAGGACTAAATTTAAAACTGATTTCTCTGAGGTTTGAAATGTCGGTTATTTTGCTTATAGTTATAATTAGTTTGCAAGTTCAGTATGCCTGgtaattatttattaaatgtcCATTATGTGTATTGAAAACTTCAGTGTCTAACAAAATTTTGTGAACATTTACAGTAATGTATAATAAAGAGAAATGGCAACTAAAACCTCTTACTTTTCACTAATATTATAGTGTGGGATTTTTTTAGGCACAATAAAAGACAGACGATTGTTCACACACCACATGTCTTTAGAGCCGGTTACCTGTGGACCCTTCTGgtaagactttttttaaaatcttagtaTAACATCAGAAAaaggtgttttttcttttttttaaagttaataacTCTAACTCATTTAGAATgaattagaaatgtgtgctagtggggttagggatttagctcagtggtagagagtttgcctagcaagcgcaaggccctgggttctgtccccagctccgaaaaaaagaaaaagaaaaaaaaaaaagaaagaaagaaatgtgtgcTAGAAAAGGTCTAActctttggaagaaagaaaagcaagatagGTGGATCGGAGTGGACGTGAGGCTCCAGAGAAGACTGAGTTACTAGCAAGCAAATCCCCTGCAGTGGGCAGGAGTGAGTGGTGCAGAGCAGGAGGCCACACTGGGAGCATGCAGTTAAGGGGCTCCTGTGGGAGGAAGGCTGTGACGTCAACGACTGGGATTCATGTAAGGAGTAACAACAGCTTTGGATGCTGTAGTATCATCCTGTGATATAAACACTCACGAGCAAACTAGAAAACCagatcctgtctctaaacacacacacacacagagcgtgTATGTATATTTGTTGCCAGGCGAGCATACTTAAGTACTCTCTCTCCAATGCAGCTCAAGTAAAGAAAGGCAAGAAACCCAGAGCCCACATGTTACCTCACCTGCTCAAGGACTTCAGTCTAAGGGGCATCCTTCAAGACACTCAGCTGTGGGAAAGTCTTCAAGCAATCCTACAGTTTCTGCCCTAAGATCTGAAAGGACCAGACACTCAGTCTCAGACAAATCCACCAAAGTCTTTGTCCCACCTTTCAAGGTGAAATCACGGTTTCACAGAGATGAACATTTTGATAGCAAGAATGTTAATTTGGAGGGAAAAAACCAAAAGAGCGCAGATGGAGTCAGTGAAGATGGGAACGACAGTGACTTTCCTCAGTTTAACAAAGGTGACTACTCTCAGGAGGCTACTAGAATTTTCACAGGCCGTGAGAAGTCTTCGGGTATTATGTAGCATTTGTTTGacatggtttttatctttttataacgATTTTTAAAATcggtttctgtgtgtgtacaggtgcctgAGCCGCTGCACACATGGAAGACAACTTtggggagttggttttctccttccagcctgcattctgggatttgaactcgggtca from Rattus norvegicus strain BN/NHsdMcwi chromosome 12, GRCr8, whole genome shotgun sequence includes the following:
- the Brca2 gene encoding breast cancer type 2 susceptibility protein homolog isoform X6, whose product is MTVEYKRRPTFWEIFKARCSTADLGPISLNWFEELSSEAPPYNTEPPEESEYKPQGHEPQLFKTPQRNPSYHQFASTPIMFKEQSQTLPLDQSPFKELGNVVANSKRKHHSKKKARKDPVVDVASLPLKACPSESPCTPRCTQVAPQRRKPVVSGSLFYTPKLEETPKHISESLGVEVDPDMSWTSSLATPPTLSSTVLIARDEEAHRNAFPADSPASLKSYFSNHNESLKKNDRFIPSVSDSENKSQQEAFSQGLEKMLGDSSSKINRFRDCLRKPIPNVLEDGETAVDTSGEDSFSLCFPKRRTRNLQKTRMGKMKKKIFSETRTDGLSEEARGQADDKNSFALEIEPRDSEPLDPSVTNQKPLYSQSGDISSEAGQCSDSIWSQPDPSGLNGTQTRKIPLLHISSHKQSILEDFIDMKKEGTGSITFPHISSLPEPEKMFSEETLVDKEHEGQHLESLEDSISGKQMVSGTSQTACLSPSIRKSIVKMREPLEETLDTVFSDSMTSSAFTEELDASAGGLEIHTACSQREDSLCPSSVDTGSWPTTLTDTSATVKNAGLITTLKNKRRKFIYSVSDDASHQGKKLQTQRQSELTNLSAPFEASAFEVPFPFTNVDSGIPDSSIKRSNLPNDPEEPSLSLTNSFVTAASKEISYIHALISQDLNDKEAILSEEKPQPYTALEADFLSCLPERSCENDQKSPKVSDRKEKVLVSACRPSGRLAAAVQLSSISFDSQENPLGSHNVTSTLKLTPSPKTPLSKPVVVSRGKMCKMPEKLQCKSCKDNIELSKNIPLGVNEMCVLSENSETPELLPPLEYITEVSSSVKSQFNQNTKIAVVQKDQKDSTFISEVTVHMNSEELFPEKENNFAFQVTNESNKPNIGSTVEFQEEDLSHTKGHSLKNSPMTVDRDLDDEQAGQVLITEDSDSLAVVHDCTKKSRNTIEQHQKGTADKDFKSNSSLYLKSDGNNDYLDKWSEFLDPLMNHKFGGSFRTASNKEIKLSEDNVKKSKMFFKDIEEQYPTSLDCIDTVSTLQLANKKRLSEPHTFDLKSGTTVSTQCHSQSSVSHEDTHTAPQMLSSKQDFHSSHNLTPSQKAEITELSTILEESGSQFEFTQFKNPSHIAQNNTSAVLGNQMAVVRTASEEWKDVDLHLPLNPSSVGQIDHNKKFECLVGVKQSSSHLLEDTCNQNTSCFLPIKEMEFGGFCSALGTKLSVSNEALRKAMKLFSDIENISEEPSTKVGPRGFSSCAHHDSVASVFKIKKQNTDKSFDEKSSKCQVTVQNNKEMTTCILVDENPENYVKNIKQDNNYTGSQRNAYKLENSDVSKSSTSGTVYINKGDSDLPFAAEKGNKYPESCTQYVREENAQIKESVSDLTCLEVMKAEETCHMKSSDKEQLPSDKMEQNMKEFNISFQTASGKNIRVSKESLNKSVNILDQETEDLTVTSDSLNSKILCGINKDKMHISCHKKSINIKKVFEEHFPIGTVSQLPALQQYPEYEIESIKEPTLLSFHTASGKKVKIMQESLDKVKNLFDETQYVRKTTNFGHQESKPLKDREDYKERLTLAYEKIEVTASKCEEMQNFVSKQTEMLPQQNDHMYRQTENLTSNGSSPKVHGNIENKIEKNPRICCICQSSYFVTEDSALACYTGDSRKTCVGESSLSKGKKWLREQSDKLGTRNTIEIQCVKEHTEDFAGNALYEHSLVIIRTEIDTSHVSENQASTLFSDPNVCHSYLSHSSFCHHDDMHNDSGYFLKDKIDSDVQPDMKNTEGNAIFPKISATKEIKLHPQTVNEECVQKLETNASPYANKNIAIDSAMLDLRNCKVGSPVFITTHSQETVRMKEIFTDNCSKIVEQNRESKPDTCQTSCHKALDNSEDFICPSSSGDVCINSPMAIFYPQSEQILQHNQSVSGLKKAATPPVSLETWDTCKSIRGSPQEVHPSRTYGIFSTASGKAVQVSDASLEKARQVFSEIDGDAKQLASMVSLEGNEKSHHSVKRESSVVHNTHGVLSLRKTLPGNVSSSVFSGFSTAGGKLVTVSESALHKVKGMLEEFDLIRTEHTLQHSPTPEDVSKIPPQPCLESRTPEYSVSSKLQKTYNDKSRSPSNYKESGSSGNTQSLEVSPQLSQMERKQETQSVLGTKVSQRKTNILEKKQNLPQNIKIESNKMETFSDVSMKTNVGEYYSKEPENYFETEAVEIAKAFMEDDELTDSEQTHAKCSLFACPQNEALLNSRTRKRGGMAGVAVGQPPIKRSLLNEFDRIIESKGKSLTPSKSTPDGTIKDRRLFTHHMSLEPVTCGPFCSSKERQETQSPHVTSPAQGLQSKGHPSRHSAVGKSSSNPTVSALRSERTRHSVSDKSTKVFVPPFKI